From the genome of Elusimicrobiota bacterium:
CCTCGACGACCTGGCCGCGGAGATCGCCTCCGGACGGCCGGTCGTGGTGAGTCTGACTTTCGGGCCCGGGGAGCTGCCCAGAGCCCCGATCCGCCAGACCAAAGGACACCTCATGGTCGTGACGGGCTTCACCCGGAGCGGGGACGTCATCGTCATGGACCCGGCCGGCCGCACGGCCCGGCGCACCAGCCGGGTCTATGGCCGCCGGGAGTTCCACCGGGCTTGGCGCGTCAACAAGCGGGGTCTCACCTATCTCGTCAGCCCCCGGGTCCGGAGGCGCTGCCTGACCGTGGGCGTTCCCGCGGCGGACCTCTGGGACGCGCCGCAGCCGCGCCGCACGAGCGGCCTGGATCTGCTGGCCCTGGACCACCATTCCCAGCTCATCTACGGAGAGCGGATCACCGTGCTCGCGGCGGAAGGCGCCTGGGTCAAGGTCCAGGCCGAGGAGCCGGCCCATCCCGGCCGCAAGGGCCGCTGGCTCGGCTGCACGGGCTGGATGAGGGCCGCGGAGCTGACCGCCGCCGCGCCGGTCTCGGCGGACGCGGTGGTGCGCACGCGGCAAGCCATCCTGAAGACCCCGGCCGGGCTGCTCACTCTCTCCGTGGGCACCCGCCTGCGGCGCCTCGGCGAGGCCGGAGGCGCGGCGCGGGTCAGGCTTCTAGACGGCAGCACGGCCGACGTGGCGACCGACGCCCTCGCCGCCGCGCCGATTCCGGCGGGCCAGGCGCGCCGCCCGCTGATCCTGCAGACCGCGGAGCTCTTCCTGGGGACCCGCTACTATTGGGGCGGCCGCTCGGGCGTGCAGGAGGAGCCGTCCATCGGAGTGGACTGTTCGGGACTGGCCTGCTTGGCCTACCGGGTCTGCGGGCTCGACCTGCCGCACAACGCGCACGAACAGCGCCTGCGCAGCAAAGCCGTGACTCGCCGGGGTCTGCGGCCCGGCGACCTCGTCTTCCTGAGCGCCGGCGCCGACTCCCGGAAGATCACTCATGTGCTGATCTACACGGGCGGCGACGGACTCATCGAAGCCCGCTGGACGGCCGGCCGAGTGCTGCGCTGCACCTTCGCCGAGCGTTTCGGGATGCCGCTCTCGGCCCTCGAATCCGGGCGGCTGGTGAAGGACATCACCTTCCCCCGCCCGCGGCGCCGGCGCGTCTTCTTCGGTTCCTACTTTTAGTAGAATAGCCGCATGTCTTGGCTCGTCCTGGCCCTCTGCCTGCTCGCGCCGCTGGGCCGTTGCGCCCCGGCGGCCGCCGGGGCCCTCTACCCGGAGCGCCCCACCGCTCCCATCGTCGTGGTGTCCCCCCCTGAAGGACTGAGCATGCCGCTGGCGGAAGGCGAGTTCATCCTCGGCTCGGTGTCGGATCCCACGGCGCCCTTCCTCATCAACGGCACGACCGTCGCGGTGCATCCCAATGGCGCGTTCCTGGCTTGGCTGCCGGTCAGCCCGGGGACCTTCACCTTCCGCTGCACCCTCAACCTGCAGAGCGGCGCCACGACCTTCCTCCGCAGCATCCTCGTGGGCCCCCCCCCGCAGCCGCTGCCGGCCAAGCCCCTCGCCGTGGACCCGGATTCCCTCTGGCCCAGGTCGGACGTGGGCCTGCGCCCGGGCGACTGGCTGACCTTCCGGATGCGGGCCAGCCCGGGCCATGCGGCACGCTGCCGCCTGGCCGATCGGCCCTGGCAGGAGCTGCGCGAGACCGGCCCCGGGACCTACGAGGGGCAGCAGGCCGTCGCCCCCGGCTCCGAGTCCGGGCCGGCCGCGGTCGAATGCCGGCTCAAGGACGGCTGGTCCTCGGCGCGGGCCCTCAGCCGCGGTCAGGCCGCCGTGACCTCGGGACCGCCCGCCATCGCGGTCGTCAAGGGCAGCGCCGTGCTGCGCACCGGGCCGGGGGCCGGCTATATGGCCTTCCCTCCGGCGGGCACCCGCCTGGTCACGACCGGCCGCCAGGGCTCGGAGCTGCGGGTGAGCCTGAGCCCCGCCTTGGAGGGCTGGATCGACGCCAAGGACGTGGATCTGCTGCCGGCCGGGACTCCCCCGCTTCGGGCCGTGGCCGACGCCATCCACACCTACGCCTCGGACCACGGCGCTTCGGTGCGCCTGGCGCTCAGCGAGCGCGTCGCCTTCACGGTGGACGAAGGCGACGACCCCTCCACCTTGACCCTGCGCCTGTACAACTGCGTGGGACACACCAACTGGATCGTCTACGATTCCGACGACCGATTCGTGGAGGAGGTGCGCTGGAAGCAGGAGGCCACGGGCGTGGTGGCGGTCCTCATCCGCCTCAACCCGGCCATGACCCTCTGGGGCTGGCAGGCCTCCTATGAAGGCTCCTCGCTGAGGCTCGACCTGCGCCGCGCCCCGGCCTTGGCGCCGGCTCCAGCCTCCCCGCTCAAGGGCCTCACCATCATCCTCGACCCCGGCCACATGCCCTCGGCCACCGGGGCGACCGGGCCTCTGGGCACCCGGGAGATGGACGCCAACCTCGCTATCGCGCAGGCCGCGGCCGCGGTCCTGGCCAAGCGGGGGGCCCTGCCCGTCCTGACGCGGGCCAGCGACGACGAGGTGGGGCTGGCCGAGCGGCCGCGCTTGGCCGTGGAGCGCAAGGGAGATATCTTCATCAGCATCCACAACAACGCGCTGGGCGACGGGGAGAATCCCTTCGCCCGGCCGCGGGGCTACTCGGTGTTCTATTACCATCCCCACAGCCTGGCCCTGGCCAGCGCCATGTACCGGTCCTACCAGGAGCGTTCTCCCCTGCCGGGAGAGGAACTGCGCTATGGGAATCTCCTCGTGGCGCGCCTTTCCGCCATGCCGGCCATCCTGATCGAGAACGCCTACATGATCATCCCGTCCCAGGAGGAACTGCTCAGCGACCCGGCCTTCCGCGGCAGACTGGCCGAGGCCATCGCGGGCGGCCTGGAGTCCTACCTAGGCGCGCAACGGGCCAAGCAGCCCCGAGCCCCGTCCGTAAGGAAATCCGTCCGGACGGGACCGGCGGAACCTCCGATACCGCCGGCCAAGTCTCTGCCCAAGGCCGGGAAGAACGGCAAGAAGCCGCGGCGGCCTTCGGCCAAGAAGGCCCCGGCTCCCGCGACGAAGCATCAGCGGCAGCGGGCCGCGCTCGACGAGCTGCTCTCCGAACCCGCCTCCGGCGCCAAAGCGCCCCGCTGAACATGCGCTCCAAGACCGAATACCTCTTCTTCGAGACCCCCAAGCGCAGGGAGCTCGTCAACATCACGGGCCGCGTCGCGGAGATCGTCGCCGCGAGCCAGGTCCAGGAAGGCTTCTGCCTGGTCAGCGCCATGCACATCACCTCGGGCATCTGGGTCAACGACGAGGAGCCCGGGCTCAAGGAAGACCTTATGGAGTTCCTGGAGCGCCTGGCCCCGGCGGCTGACTACCGCCATCATGAGACGGGGGAGGACAACGGCGACGCCCACCTCAAGCGGACTTTGACCGGGCATCAGGTCGTCCTGCCCGTGACCAAGGGCCGGCTGGACCTGGGTCCGTGGGAGCAGGTCTTCTACGCCGAGTTCGACGGCCGGCGGCGCAAGCGGGTCGTGGTCAAGGTCATCGGCGAATGACGTTCTGGTGGCTCATCGCCATCCCCCTGCTCTGGCTGGGCCTGCGCTGGTTCGAGCGCATCAACCTATTCTTCCCGAGCCGGGACATGGAAGCCGACCCGGGCGCCCTCGGGCTGGCCTTCGAGGACCTGCGCCTCATGGCCGCGGATGGGACGTCTGTCCATGGCTGGTTCGTGCCTTTAGCGTCGGAGAGTCCGGTCGTGGTCTTCTGCCACGGCAACGCGGGCAACATCAGCCATCGCCTGGACAAGCTGGGAGCCCTGCGCCGCGCCGGAGCCTCGGTGCTCCTTTTCGACTATCGGGGCTACGGCCGCAGTTCCGGCAGGCCCGACGAGCAGGGGACCTACCTGGACGCGGAAGCGGCCTACCGCTGGCTGGCCGAGGAGAAGCAGGTCCCGGCCGGCCGCATCGTGATCCACGGCGAATCCTTGGGGGGAGCCGTGGCGCTGGAGCTGGCTCTGCGCCGCCGCGCCGCAGGCCTGGTGCTGGAGAGCACCTTCACCTCGGTGGTGGATATGTGCCGGCGGATCTTCCCTTTCCTGCCCGCGCAGCTGATCGTGCGCTTCCGCTATGACACCTTGTCCAAGATCCCCAGGCTGTCCTGTCCGTTGCTGGTCATGCACAGCCCGGACGACGACATCGTGCCTTTCGCCATGGGACGCCGCCTCTACGAGGCCGCGCCCGGACCCAAGGCCTTCCTCGCGATGAGGGGCGGACATAACGACGGGTTCCTGGACACGGGCCCGGCTTACGAGAAGGCTATCGCCGATTTTCTCTCGCCTCTGCGCTGAGAGGGATTTTGTTATAATCCCCCTCACCTCCATGGCCGCCAAGGACCTCAGGACGATAGTCGCCGAGATGGCCAAGGTCGACCCGGGCCAGGTCGGCCCGACCTTCTCGCTGCAAAGTCCGGCTTTCTCGAGCTCGCTCAAGAAAGCGGTGCTCGTAGCCTCCATACGTCGCAATCTGGGCGTGGACTGCATGCGGGCGGCCCTGGCCAAGGACTTCGCGGAGTTGGAACAGATGGTCCGGGCCGGGCCAGAGGCGCCGGTCGATCTTCCCGCCGCCGCTCCGCAGCCCTCGCCCGTCCCCCTTCCGGAGGGGGCGGCGGCTCAAGGACTCCGCTGCGGCATCGATTTGGAGCTGGTGGAATCCCTGCCCGAGGCGCCGGACTACCGCACGCATGATTTCTACGTGCGGAACTTCACCGAGGCGGAGCGCGCCTACTGCGCGGCCCAGAAAGACCCTCGCATGCACTTGGCCGCCCGCTGGGCGGCCAAGGAAGCCCTGCGCAAATGCGACCCTCTCCTGAGCGCCGAGCCCTTCGGCGACATCGAGGTGGTCCGGGAAGAGTCGGGACGGACCTTCTTCCAGCGGCGCTCCGCCCGCGGCCCGGCGCGCCTGCCTCACGCCGTCAGCCTGACGCACACGGCGCAGCTGGCGGCCGCCGTCGTCGTCCTGCCGGGACAGGACCGGCCGTGGGCCGCCTGGGCCCTCGCCGCGGTCTCGGCCCTGGCGGCCGCGGCCGCGCTCTGCCTCAGGAAATAGCTGGGCCTTTCGACCCAGCCCGGACTAGGCCCGCAGGACCTAGACAGGGTAGGCCCCAAGGTACTACAATTCCCCCATAGTGGAGGGACAATGATGAGAACCATGCTTTGCTCGGCTTTGGTCGCGCTGCTCGGCGCTCCGGCCTTGGCTGGAGGCCTGGAGCAAGCCAAGACCGATCTCCTGACCCCGGCCCTGTCCGAGGGCCTGGCCGCCATCAAGGCCGCCTCCCCCCGCTGGACCTCCGTGAGCATGAACGTGGACTCCAACGACCCGTTCTACGACGTGCGCGACATGTCCCTGCGCATCAACCTCAACGGGAGCAAGAGCGGCAACGCCTATTTCTCCTTCAACGGCAATGCGGGCGGCCAGTACCTTTACCTGAGCGCCTCCCCGTACAGCAGCCAGGATCCCCGCCAAGGCTACACTTTGAGCGGCAGCATGGTGAATCTGTCCATCAACCGCTCGGGCAGCAGCTACTCGATCAACGGCTGGGTGAACCACAAGAACATCTGGCTGCAGGCCACGCCTTACGCCGGCGGGGGCTTCAGCCTCTGGGGGCAGATGGGCCTGAACCTGAACGTCTCGGGCATGGGCCGGAGCCTGTGGGTGACGGGCAGCGTGGACCTCAACGAGTTCGACGAGCCGACCCTGGCGTCTCTGGGCGCGGCCCTGTGCGTGCTCAATTCCCTTCCGCCGCAGGCCAAATAGAGGTGCAACCTATGATGGCTTTCCTGCTCGCAGCAGCGCTGTGCCCGGCCTGGGCCTCCGGTCCGGCGCCCCTGAGCGACGCTCAGTTCTCTTCCGCGTTCCAGGGCATCCTGCAGGAGACCAAGGTCTCCGCGCGGAGTCTGGCGGCCGCCATCGACCACGACGATCTCCTGGACATGCTCAAAGACCGCGACCCCGAGGTGCGCAAGGAGGCGCTCAAGACCGCGCGCTTCGAGCAGGGCATCAACACGGATGTTCGCGACCGGGTCTTCGAGCTGGCCGGCGACACGCGCGAGGACGTGGGCGTGCGGCGCGAGGCGGTGCGGACTCTGTTCTGGGTCACGAACCTCAACGAGACGCGCGACAAGCTTCTGGACCTGGCGCGCCGCGACCGCGCGACTGCGGTGCGCGAGATGGCCTATAAGGCCCTTTACCAGTCCGCCTTCTCCTTCTCCGACATCCGCGACGCGGTGCGCGACGCGGCCCGCAGCGAACGGGAGCCCGCGGTGCGCAAGGCCGCGATCTGGGCTCTGTTCGACTGCACGGGGACCGCGGAGGTGCTCGACACGCTCAAGGACATCGCCAAGTCCGATTCGGAAGACGCGGACATCCGAGTCGAGGCGGTCAAGAGCCTGTTCCTGGCCATGAACCGCTCCGAGGCCAGGGACCTGGTGTTCGGCCTGGCCAAGGACCGCAGGCTGGACCAGGGTCTGCGCGTCACGGCCATCTACGCGCTCTACGCGGCGAGGAACCAGTGGGACGTGCAGGACGCGCTCAAAGACATGAGCCGCGAGTCCGACTCCGGCATCCGCGTGGCGGCGATCAAGGCGCTGGGCAACGACGACCTGTTCATGCG
Proteins encoded in this window:
- a CDS encoding C39 family peptidase; this translates as MNHTWVLRTPGDAAAYSSEGCERLPFAQGVFRTRRARAWIESSVLEAPAPFDDVVGSWNADLPPGSRLGLEVQVRQEAAWSSWYSLGTALGLPARRLELRSPGPQEDAQGLVAADTLKLKSPACALRYRLRLLAAPGRPVVLRQAALTVSAPGAPAEPPPFHAGPWIRRLKVRGRSQFTAPEAYRHDICSPTSLSTVLEYWGVLRKTVDMAERVRDRSTGDFGNWTFNMAAAGALGLDGLVARLDSLDDLAAEIASGRPVVVSLTFGPGELPRAPIRQTKGHLMVVTGFTRSGDVIVMDPAGRTARRTSRVYGRREFHRAWRVNKRGLTYLVSPRVRRRCLTVGVPAADLWDAPQPRRTSGLDLLALDHHSQLIYGERITVLAAEGAWVKVQAEEPAHPGRKGRWLGCTGWMRAAELTAAAPVSADAVVRTRQAILKTPAGLLTLSVGTRLRRLGEAGGAARVRLLDGSTADVATDALAAAPIPAGQARRPLILQTAELFLGTRYYWGGRSGVQEEPSIGVDCSGLACLAYRVCGLDLPHNAHEQRLRSKAVTRRGLRPGDLVFLSAGADSRKITHVLIYTGGDGLIEARWTAGRVLRCTFAERFGMPLSALESGRLVKDITFPRPRRRRVFFGSYF
- a CDS encoding N-acetylmuramoyl-L-alanine amidase; this translates as MSWLVLALCLLAPLGRCAPAAAGALYPERPTAPIVVVSPPEGLSMPLAEGEFILGSVSDPTAPFLINGTTVAVHPNGAFLAWLPVSPGTFTFRCTLNLQSGATTFLRSILVGPPPQPLPAKPLAVDPDSLWPRSDVGLRPGDWLTFRMRASPGHAARCRLADRPWQELRETGPGTYEGQQAVAPGSESGPAAVECRLKDGWSSARALSRGQAAVTSGPPAIAVVKGSAVLRTGPGAGYMAFPPAGTRLVTTGRQGSELRVSLSPALEGWIDAKDVDLLPAGTPPLRAVADAIHTYASDHGASVRLALSERVAFTVDEGDDPSTLTLRLYNCVGHTNWIVYDSDDRFVEEVRWKQEATGVVAVLIRLNPAMTLWGWQASYEGSSLRLDLRRAPALAPAPASPLKGLTIILDPGHMPSATGATGPLGTREMDANLAIAQAAAAVLAKRGALPVLTRASDDEVGLAERPRLAVERKGDIFISIHNNALGDGENPFARPRGYSVFYYHPHSLALASAMYRSYQERSPLPGEELRYGNLLVARLSAMPAILIENAYMIIPSQEELLSDPAFRGRLAEAIAGGLESYLGAQRAKQPRAPSVRKSVRTGPAEPPIPPAKSLPKAGKNGKKPRRPSAKKAPAPATKHQRQRAALDELLSEPASGAKAPR
- a CDS encoding secondary thiamine-phosphate synthase enzyme YjbQ, with the protein product MRSKTEYLFFETPKRRELVNITGRVAEIVAASQVQEGFCLVSAMHITSGIWVNDEEPGLKEDLMEFLERLAPAADYRHHETGEDNGDAHLKRTLTGHQVVLPVTKGRLDLGPWEQVFYAEFDGRRRKRVVVKVIGE
- a CDS encoding alpha/beta hydrolase, which encodes MTFWWLIAIPLLWLGLRWFERINLFFPSRDMEADPGALGLAFEDLRLMAADGTSVHGWFVPLASESPVVVFCHGNAGNISHRLDKLGALRRAGASVLLFDYRGYGRSSGRPDEQGTYLDAEAAYRWLAEEKQVPAGRIVIHGESLGGAVALELALRRRAAGLVLESTFTSVVDMCRRIFPFLPAQLIVRFRYDTLSKIPRLSCPLLVMHSPDDDIVPFAMGRRLYEAAPGPKAFLAMRGGHNDGFLDTGPAYEKAIADFLSPLR
- a CDS encoding 4'-phosphopantetheinyl transferase superfamily protein, with product MAAKDLRTIVAEMAKVDPGQVGPTFSLQSPAFSSSLKKAVLVASIRRNLGVDCMRAALAKDFAELEQMVRAGPEAPVDLPAAAPQPSPVPLPEGAAAQGLRCGIDLELVESLPEAPDYRTHDFYVRNFTEAERAYCAAQKDPRMHLAARWAAKEALRKCDPLLSAEPFGDIEVVREESGRTFFQRRSARGPARLPHAVSLTHTAQLAAAVVVLPGQDRPWAAWALAAVSALAAAAALCLRK
- a CDS encoding HEAT repeat domain-containing protein → MMAFLLAAALCPAWASGPAPLSDAQFSSAFQGILQETKVSARSLAAAIDHDDLLDMLKDRDPEVRKEALKTARFEQGINTDVRDRVFELAGDTREDVGVRREAVRTLFWVTNLNETRDKLLDLARRDRATAVREMAYKALYQSAFSFSDIRDAVRDAARSEREPAVRKAAIWALFDCTGTAEVLDTLKDIAKSDSEDADIRVEAVKSLFLAMNRSEARDLVFGLAKDRRLDQGLRVTAIYALYAARNQWDVQDALKDMSRESDSGIRVAAIKALGNDDLFMRSYFHIGTHVNGHVYVSPIENE